In Ananas comosus cultivar F153 linkage group 14, ASM154086v1, whole genome shotgun sequence, the genomic stretch GCATATTGTTTATGTCGTTGATACCGGTGGCTTGTCACCCGCATGTTTTCGAGCGGTTCGGGAATGACGGGTTAAGCGACGGTGGTCCGGTTCGAAATGACACTTACGGAAACCCGGACGAACGAATTATCCACATAAACGCTTCCGATGAGGTCAGTGTGTTTGCTGCTAAAGTCGATGAATAAGTTTTAGTGCAGTGGTATCGTAACGAGTCGATGAATTTCGGGACATTTCGTGTCCCGGCGAGTCCCGATCATTTTGGGACTTCCGTGTGTTATTCGTAACGTTTTtggggaaaccgattcccgtgggtttaaTTAAAGGTTTGTCTTAGTTTTTCTGTTTGGGGGTTAGATACAACCTTGAACCCTCCGATATTCCAGTTGATGATCCTTCCAAATCGAAACAGGCACGTTGTTCATACAAGTAGTATCGATTCCGAAGTCGTACAGGTGCACGCTCGGTTATATGCTTCTTACCCTTATATCCGTCGTTGTTATCTTGCATATATATCTTATAGATATTTGAGCCTAGCACACCCCAATTTGTTCTCGCTATACTCTATCTCGGTGTTTTTCATATCTAGTATATTAGTAGGATAGAGCCGATTTAATATTCATTTAATCGAATGACCTAAGTTGGTCGTTTGGTAATTCCGTGTCTGTACCTATTCGTCGTACTACATTGTATGTGACTACTGTCCGGTGACTATTTGATACTAATGGCTGGTACCGATGGGTAGATTGTCGGTTGATTGCCGACGGATATTATAGATCTTACATTGATTCGTAGATTGACATCCCCTCGGAACCTAGTCGACGGTTCATAGTATTCCAGTAAACCTAGTTGCGGTTCAGTGGCATATCTGTTATTGACATTGAGTAGTCAAATACGGCATACCTTCGAAAGGATGTTGATAAAAATCCATCTAGTTGACCTAAGTGCTGTACTGTATTCTAtgttcgatgacctattggtcgctTGTCCCCGAGCGGGCCGTGATTGTTGCTATTGCCAATCCCGTTGTTTTTGATGCATAATCACATGCATCTGCCACATACTCGCAGCATTCACGAACTACCAGGGCTGATCCAAGCCGCGGCTATtgtcttttccgaaaaagtgttAGTATGtgccagcccgtgagcccaCCATCGGTCAGAACTGGGTTAATAAGCACCGTCGCACAAGCGTCAGAAAACTGGTTAGTAATACAGTAGATCCAGTGGCATAGGCTGAGGTTCTGAAACCGCATGCCAGGTTTCTGATTGGGATATTTTTGGGAACGAATCGTCCGGGTATAACATATCATATACTTTGTTCTTTATACATCGTAAGCGATTTAGTATATtcctaatatatttttgtttaccCATACACTCATTGCGCAGAGTTAAACACCATGTACATTCGTTCTATTACAAGTTAGGCGTGATGAGGATGTTCCTAGTTTGTCTCCTTCCTTCAGTTTATTGTTAATATCTACTCATAATCGTATATCTTTCATAACTTCATTTATCTCATCCTGAATTACCGGTAGTACTCCCTCACCTTCGCGCTTGTGGTACCCACTGGAAGGATACATTACATGTCTCTACCGCCACCCCATTTCATATTGGGCGTAGGTAACAGCTAATCGACACGTCGTAGCGGTCGTAAGAGTTCCTCCCAGACATTCGTCTAGTTTCTATCCTTTCCTTACCAAAATAAATACTTAGACATATGGTTCAGTTGTTTTTTTTACTTGGATAAATTATTTTGGTAAATGAATATTAAAGAACTTATAAGTTTCTTGAGAAAaacggttttctacccctctGGTAAgcaatttttaaagaaaaaagtttcGTGTGGAAACAGTTTTGAAAAGGTTTTATTGCTTTCATACTCTTAGTAGCTTCAAAATGATTTCCGTGGGAGGAAATATGAACTGATAGATGTGATTTATGAATCTCTTAAGAAAGAATGTATATGTAATGGAATGTATACGTTTGTTGATTTGTACTTCTGCGATGCCGGCAAATAATGGGAGAACTCTGTCCGTTGTGAAATATTCActctccctatatttgtggtgCAACTGGTATACCCGGAGGCTAGgattcacaaaaaaataaaatttggcaCATTACCGCTTACTtcttaaaccaaaaaaaagaccTCGTTGACACCACAGGGACTGCTTTCCGAGAAAAGTAAATTGAGAGCCAAAAGACCATTAGAATTGAAAAGCAATTATGGGACCGAGTCATACACCTACCACTCATACAacaaattactattttatattcGTGGATGATTATAGCCGGCATACTTGTTGTtattaatcaaaaataaaatccaagCTTTGAAtgcttctaaaatttaaaaatttgcaaACGAACCGTATTAATTAGGATCCTCCGAACCAGATCGAGAGAGAATTTATTTCTacaagtttgaaaattttaaaggcAATGAATACTTCACAGGTATTCGACAACCAGTTACACACCTCAGAAACTGTTCAAACGCAAAGCGcaaaaatcaaagtttagtcGAGATGGCAAAAAGCATGTTGAAAGCGAAAAAGCTCCCAAACAAATTTTGGGCAGAAGCGGTATCTACTACAACATACATTCTCAAAAGAAGTCCAATTTTAGTGCTGGAGAATATTACACCTTATGAAGCATAAACCGGCTGGAAACCGAAGGTaaaacactttaaaattttttgatcggTTTCTTTTGTTCATATTCTATCACAAAATAGGCAAAAATTGGATGATAATAGTCAGAAGTGTATTTTTGTTGGATATAGCAAAAGAAGTAAAGCCTATCGATTTTATAATCCTGCTACTAACTCTTTAATTATAAGTCGTGATGCTATATTTGATGAACAAAAAGCTTAGGATTGGAGCGCAAAAGTATAGGATAATCCACTTCTAATATTCGAAAATAAAACTGTAACTGAGAATAGAAACAACGGTGGAAGTACGACAAGCACGGAAACAACACCACAAGCTTTACCGCGAATTTCACCAGAAACTTCTCGAGAGACGATGCCAAGAAAAGTAAGATCACTTAGTGAAATATACGAACAGTGCATGTATTCACAATGTGGAGAATCGCAAAACATCGAAAAGGTGAGAGAATCTAATTATTGGTGTAAGGCGACGAATAAAGAAAATGTGccattaagaaaaaataatatctgTGAGTTTGTTAAATCGCCTATAGATAAAGAAGTTATTGGatttatcactacaacaaaaacggtccatagcgacacttttaaatatcggtacaggtcaaaagaAGTGATGCTtgctaaattaccgatacttttaaaaagtgttgctatatgtggggtcgctaggtatatagtgacagttaatgagtgtcgctataacctaaaaagagtgttactaatttatcaacacttatttaaacatttagcaaccgctAGAACTCTACtttgttggctgcggtggcggaggaggacgagagggaaaggctcttcgtctagaatttcagtggattgagtgaggagaGAATGGGAGATAGTaatcgattttttatttttttttcttttttgtttgtaatcgggctgaATGGGCTGGATGGGgtaggttgagtagagtaaccttttatttttggtttgattaggctttatatttaggcattagtagattatattttaaagttttggcataaataggacacttatataaaagtgtcccaaacatgtgtccctataacctagtTCTGTTGCAATGTATGTGGATATATAAGACGAAAAGGATATTAAGAGATTTGAAAGAAATAAGAAACCACCGGTTGTGGTATACTAACCCtaacgatttttatttttgttgttttaatAGTGTTTGGACAGGTTAAGTTGATGATCGAAAAAGTACGAGAAGGGTTCGAGTTGATACGCTTCGCAACCGAGGAGCAGATGGTCGATATTTTCACAAAGCCGCTACTATTGgagaaattcatattttgccGAGAGAAGATCGGTGCGAAGAACATTAGCATTATGGGGGAGTGTTAGAGATAATGCTAATGAGATTAAGATTAGATTATTCGATCTTATCCATTATTATATTCGGTTATTTAAATTATGGTTAAGATGAAATCAAATCAGAGTAGGATACTatgtaattagttataaatagatagGCCGGGATTATTTGGTTAGCGAAGCCGGTATTAATTAAGTTGAAGCCGAGCCGGGCGCTAATTAATTTTTGCAAGTTGTATGGACGCATCCTGGTGACTTTTCTTCAATATTGTTAGTTTTGTTTTGCTTCCACAACAACATACCAAATTCTTTgattcgtcttcttcttctcttatcttttctattttactttttgtagAGATTTCTATATATCATAACAAGTATATAGAACGTATTTGTTGGAGGCCCACTGCCGTAACAGGATTTACTTATGTTGTCGTATTATGCTTTTTTACAGTAGAGAAGGTtttatcaaaaaagaaaaatcaatttcaatcTTTTGTTATGAATTCCCGACACATCTACTTGCATTGTCTATACTGTTTATAACCCAACATTGTCCATTGAAAAGATTTGGCAAAGAAAGCATGCTTCTCTAAAAAAGGCTAAGTCAAAATCATGGATTTTATCAAAAAGCACAATATGAAAGATAAGTGCCAAAGATGAAGTGATGTTGATAATTCCTGGTAACAGTCAGATGTCATATTTCCAATAATCTCAAGAGTTTATTTTTAATAAGAGTCCCATAAGATTAGGAATATTCACTTTGGTTGCATAATATTCTTTCGATTGTGGACCACTAGATCCACCATCCATCATATAAAATGCACAAATATCAACACAGTATGAATTCTGGATTCAATGATCTCATGATACGAATAGTTTtcgttaaaaatttattctccAGAAAAGGTCTTCCTTTGGATAAAGTTTAGATAAATACTATTAGGGAAGAAAAACAAGCACATAGGCAcattattttagtatttatcctcttatttttctcttttaaggTTGGGAGTCATGTTCACAATTTTCTGGATTGAAGGCTAGCTGTAATTGCAACACATCAAAAGTAAATCGAGTATTTGTTTGCTGGTACGCCCCAAGAATTGTCAAAGTCTCCAGCGGCAGCATTGCAAAGCAAAATATTCCCTTCTGTTGAACAATGTGGAACAAGCTCTGCCATGCTATACTCATCTCGGCCCCTTGCAAATGAAATGTCATACTTGGCATTAAGCTCTGATAATGTGGCTGGAAAAGCCAACAAAGTTTAAGTGAGATTCCATATTTTGTTGGGTCCACTTCAACAAAATTCCTATGGCGGAAATAAGCCCTAAGAACTTTCTTCACCCTTTCGAAAGCTGGGGTTATCAATCGAGAGACTGCTGCCCCAGAGTCCACAATGAACCCGCCTGACCCATTCGGCTTTCGGGCAAACATTCCTGGCTCAAATCCAAGTCGTTTGGTACCAACACTGATGTCATTTAAGATAATATAGTAGAAGCACACACCTTGGCTTGGTTCTATAGGTGTGGTTTGGACTGGACCTCTTTGCACAATGTCATCTCCGAATCGTAAAAAGCTCATACTTGTTGAACCTCTCAAGGGAAGACAGTATGAGAAGCGACCCTGACTACCATGATTAATGAGTTGCATTGCAAATGATTCCCTGAACAAACCTAATGAAATTATTCCTGATGGATAACCATGGCTAGGTACAACTAGTTGGCTATCATGCGAGCAGCCAAAGACGAGCCCCTCAATAAACTCAGGGTAGTCACTATGGCTAGAACGGAAGCCGAAGGTGTCTTTCGAGAGTGTGCCTTTTGTGTAGGAGCCATCGATATAGCCAACTTGGTAGTGGCAACGGTTGTTTATGCAATGGTAATTCCCTTGCGGGCAGGGGTTTTGGTGGGAGCAAGAGATGTCAATAAAGGAAGGGGATTGGTGAGGGTCAAAGTAAGGATCATTTTGTGGGTAGCAATTTATACATGGCTTGCATTGGGTCCAAGTAAGATAACTACCTGTGTCAATGCTTAAGTAGTAGCCAATAGTACCATTGCCAGTGCCAATCGTCAAAAAAACCATGTATAATGACCCATAGAAAATGATACGGGGGCGAATAGCAGTTATTTCATAACCAACTGACATTGCTTGAGAGTTGTTTAGTTGGAGGAATCGATTCTCAAAATGGAGGAGGGAGTCTTCAAAGCGTTGTGAATCAGTAAGGTTAGAGTAGTAAATAGGGGAACGAGGTGAGTAACGATAGATGAGCTCAAAGCTTAAGGATCTTTTCAATCCTCCAGTAGTTTCAGAGAAGAAGAGTAGGATAGATATTGAAAGAAGAAAGATAAAATGTGAATAGATGGTTTTGGCCATGATGGATATTTTGTGAGTTTAGAATAACAATGTgggtaagatatatatatatatatatatatatatatatatatatatatatgtatatatatatatatatgtatatgtatgtatgtatgtatatgtatgtatgtatgtatatgtatgtatgtatgtatatgtatgtatatgtatgtatgtatgtatatgtatgtatgtatgtatatgtatgtatgtatatgtatgtatgtatgtatgtatgtgtgcgtgtatgtttatatatagagtgaggctccGTTTGCTTTCTAAAGCATAGGGCCTccgtgctttttttttttataatgagatattggaatcgatgatccactctatttgacttgatctacactatttgaAGTATTGAGAAATCAGGTTTCATGGTttttttgatctcatttaacttATGATTGAGTGGTCCCAAAATAAACTGctagaaataaaaatctcataaaaagagGTGATATAGAggacttaaattttagatcgaAGATCTTACTTTaagggtaaaaaaattattatttcaaaatttcattcaatttgaatatttctatatctttaaattttagatcaaagatctTACTTTAAGAgtaaaaaagttattatttcaaaattttattcaatttgaatatttctgCATCCTTAAACTTGCAATTACTtcatatttactatttaaataattaatttttgagactttttgatcactggataaatgaaataaaaaatcatgaaacatgacatctagatacttcaaataagTTAACGAAGCGAATCATTGATTTGGATGTCGCatcgtcaaaaaaaaaagaaaagaagcaaaagcaCAAAAGCCCCcttacttttaaaagcatcgtagcctcattctctctctctctctctctctctctatatatatatatatatatatatatgtatgtatatgtgtgtgtatgtatgtatatgtgtgtgtaagtatatatgtatatataagaaaaaactagATAAATATAGAAAAGATAGGCAACCAAATAGATAGAGAGAATCCATAAGATGTTGTGCAGAAAAGACAATTGTAGATTCCCACTGCATTAGGTGCAGAAAAGACAATTGTAGATTCCCACTACATAATGGCTTCTCAACAAACAACATTATGTGTAGATAATATTTAAATGGTTTAATTGTTACTTTTGGAGGTCAAAACTACATGCGTCAAAGTCAATGAAAAGTAATCCTAGTGGTCTCAGTAAAAAAGTTTAGGACCCATTTGGGAACTGTGAATTAATTTAAtgcagagtttttttttttccaatagcATAAAATTTGctcaaaattacattatttgGAGAAAGACATATTGATCAGCGCCATATGATTTGCATGTACACCTAAAACCCTATTTGGTGTGTACACCTAAACTCTGATGAGACTTTTCAATATTCACTAAAATACTGTTGGTATTTACACccaaaaattattcttatttagaTAAACTTTACGAGATGGATGCCACTAAATATGATAAGAAAATAAGTGGCAATATTATTTTGTAACAATATCTTGAACTCTACTTTGCTATTGCTATTGAATTCTCCGAAATGAAGGCTATCTACAATTGCACAAATGCTGATTGAGTATGTTTTTGCTGAAATGCCTCGAGAATGCTGATATCTTTCCTATAACACCATCGtccaataaaacaaaattttctacTTATCAATATAGAACAATTGCTCTTGCCCAATCTGTATATAATTTCTTCTTCCCCTCTTCTCTTCTCAAAGTGGTTCAAAGATGATGTAACAATAACTAAGATACCATATCAGTGCCACATTATATGTTACTTGTAATATATCAGTGTAATTATACCAAGCCAACTTTATTAGATGGTAGAACTTTATTACaacaaaattataaagtttcGAACTTTCGCTAAATTGACAAAATATGGATTAAGTCATGCTAGACATGATTAAAATAGATTTTGAAAAGCTTAGACTAAGTTTGGATTGGATTGAACCAATTCGGATCGAAATATAGTTCCAGAAGAAGGAAAATCTGagttttagaatttttagatgCCCGGAACAGGAATTTGAGCACTCAAAATGGTTTTGGACAGCCTAGTAGAGCTTCGGAACAAGTGGACACTCTTTTAGAGAGTGAAGTTGGTGAGAAGGCTAGCTTTTGGGCGTCTGAATAACCTAGACGCCCGAAACTTTTTGGACTCTACTTGAGGCATCTGGAACCCTTCCGACCTTCCAACTCGGGAGCTTGGATGCaccaaaaaattaaacattCGACGTCCAAATGACCCTGCGGGCTCCAGAAAAATCATT encodes the following:
- the LOC109720345 gene encoding aspartic proteinase nepenthesin-2-like, whose product is MAKTIYSHFIFLLSISILLFFSETTGGLKRSLSFELIYRYSPRSPIYYSNLTDSQRFEDSLLHFENRFLQLNNSQAMSVGYEITAIRPRIIFYGSLYMVFLTIGTGNGTIGYYLSIDTGSYLTWTQCKPCINCYPQNDPYFDPHQSPSFIDISCSHQNPCPQGNYHCINNRCHYQVGYIDGSYTKGTLSKDTFGFRSSHSDYPEFIEGLVFGCSHDSQLVVPSHGYPSGIISLGLFRESFAMQLINHGSQGRFSYCLPLRGSTSMSFLRFGDDIVQRGPVQTTPIEPSQGVCFYYIILNDISVGTKRLGFEPGMFARKPNGSGGFIVDSGAAVSRLITPAFERVKKVLRAYFRHRNFVEVDPTKYGISLKLCWLFQPHYQSLMPSMTFHLQGAEMSIAWQSLFHIVQQKGIFCFAMLPLETLTILGAYQQTNTRFTFDVLQLQLAFNPENCEHDSQP